Proteins from a genomic interval of Chanodichthys erythropterus isolate Z2021 chromosome 8, ASM2448905v1, whole genome shotgun sequence:
- the cwf19l1 gene encoding CWF19-like protein 1 — protein MEDKPLRVLACGDVEGRINALFNRVNAIQKKSGQFDLLLCVGDFFGTSPEAESEWESYKSGAKKAPIHTYILGAASQETVKYFPNSDGCELAENITCLGRRGIFTGASGLQIAYVSGREAQQEPAPSHCFTPKDISALVAPLLSNSKFRGVDILLSSQWPRGVWQYGNSPEIDTKFCGVSTIANLADKLKPRYHFAGLEGVHYERLPYRNHVVLQENAQHVSRFIALATVNNPAKKKYLYAFNIVPMKTMDPTELVKQPQDVTENPYRKLTKDGKRERPLPDAEEEPASQFFFDLGEKKPQYQQRQHGRKRQSDGDRPNQPKQPRRPPQPTGPCWFCLASPEVEKHLVISIGTHCYMALAKGGLTPDHVLLLPIGHYQSVVDLASEVVEEMEKYKIAVKKFCKSRGQRCVLFERNYRSQHLQLQVVPVPMEKCSTEDIKEAFMTQAEEQQMELMEIPAHTDLKQIAPPGTPYFYVELDTGEKLFYRIKKNFPLQFGREVLASEVLLNIPMRADWKECKCTKEEEEDQAKQVRSDFEPFDFALDD, from the exons ATGGAAGACAAGCCTTTACGAGT TCTCGCATGTGGTGACGTTGAAGGAagaataaatgctttgttcaaCCGGGTGAACGCTATTCAGAAAAAGAGCGGGCAATTTGAT TTGCTGCTGTGTGTTGGGGATTTTTTTGGAACCTCTCCTGAGGCTGAATCAGAGTGGGAATCATACAAATCTGGTGCAAAAAAGG CACCCATTCACACATATATTCTCGGTGCAGCCAGCCAAGAGACTGTGAAGTATTTCCCAAACTCTGATGGCTGCGAGTTGGCAGAAAACATCACTTGTTTGG GTCGAAGAGGCATTTTCACGGGCGCATCAGGGCTTCAGATCGCATATGTCAGTGGCAGAGAAGCTCAACAGGAACCTGCTCCCTCACACTGCTTCACCCCTAAAGACATCAGTGCCCTTGTGGCTCCACTGCTGTCCAACTCCAAATTTCGAGGAGTGGACATTCTCCTGTCCTCGCAGTGGCCTCGAGGCGTGTGGCAGTACGGAAACAGTCCC GAAATTGATACAAAGTTCTGTGGGGTTTCGACCATCGCAAATCTCGCTGACAAGCTGAAGCCACGCTACCATTTTGCAGGACTGGAAGGGGTGCATTATGAGAGGCTGCCTTATAG GAATCATGTGGTCCTTCAAGAAAATGCTCAGCATGTCAGTAGATTCATCGCTCTGGCAACAGTCAACAATCCTGCCAAGAAgaaa TACTTGTATGCATTCAACATTGTCCCGATGAAAACCATGGACCCCACAGAGTTAGTCAAACAACCTCAGGATGTTACAGAAAATCCCTACAGGAAACTTACGAAAGATGGGAAGAGAGAAAGACCGCTGCCCGATGCGGAG GAGGAACCAGCATCCCAGTTCTTTTTTGATCTGGGGGAGAAGAAACCACAATACCAGCAACGTCAACATGGAAGGAAGAGACAGTCGGACGGGGACAGACCCAATCAGCCCAAACAGCCCAGAAGACCCC CACAGCCCACTGGACCCTGTTGGTTCTGCCTTGCGAGTCCAGAAGTCGAGAAGCACTTGGTCATAAGCATCGGAACACAT TGTTACATGGCTCTTGCTAAGGGCGGTCTTACTCCTGACCATGTTCTTCTGCTGCCCATCGGACATTACCAGTCAGTGGTGGATTTGGCATCGGAGGTGGTTGAAGAGATGGAGAAATACAAGATCGCCGTCAAGAAGTTCTGTAAAAGCAGAGGCCAACGGTGCGTCTTGTTTGAGAGGAACTACCGCAGCCAGCACCTTCAACTGCAG GTTGTGCCGGTGCCCATGGAGAAGTGCAGTACAGAAGACATCAAGGAGGCGTTCATGACACAAGCTGAAGAGCAGCAGATGGAACTGATGGAGATTCCAGCTCATACAGACCTCAAACAG ATTGCTCCTCCAGGAACACCTTACTTCTATGTGGAGCTGGATACGGGCGAGAAGCTGTTTTATCGCATCAAGAAAAATTTCCCTTTGCAGTTTGGCAG GGAGGTGTTAGCGAGCGAGGTGTTGTTGAACATCCCCATGCGTGCTGACTGGAAAGAGTGTAAATGTAcaaaggaagaggaggaggatcAGGCCAAACAAGTGCGCTCTGACTTTGAGCCCTTTGACTTCGCACTTGATGACTGA
- the klhl42 gene encoding kelch-like protein 42 isoform X1: MTSPEQIIEIVMDDKTYNVSKSKLIEKSDYFRALYSSGMRESAEDSVQLQGLSTPGLELVLEFINTSKVQVANETLEDLIETASFLQVTSILKLLLAEIRQENCVELFKLSEIYGMHDLRNACLKFMSCYYHPMLRRPEFRTLPAAVRDQIRDMRMKGTATLVAIGDFTDTCLDLANQDEPWTMLRYDELEQRWKPLANNLPPDMINVRGYGSAVLDNYLFIVGGYRLTSQEISVAHCYNPCKNEWNHVAPLNQKRYSSLSYLWFVQCKGSVSALFVSRSNFKLLAVSGKLYAVGGHCLGTVECYSPEQDWWTCVASLPDPLAEFSACECQGMIYVMGGYTSRDRNTSVLRYCPGSDTWSVFHSCSAHVRKQQMLSVEDTIYLVGGYTHELELAETGRRRLNQTEDMLTVQSYNVQTGELLQLKENTSKSGLNLTCTLHNDGIYIMSRDVSLPTSLEHRVFLKYNIFSDAWEAFRRFPALGQNMLLCSLYLPNVL, translated from the exons ATGACTTCCCCAGAGCAGATTATAGAAATAGTGATGGATGACAAAACGTACAATGTGAGTAAAAGCAAACTGATCGAGAAGAGCGATTACTTCCGCGCGCTGTACAGCTCAGGGATGCGCGAGTCCGCGGAGGATTCGGTGCAGCTGCAGGGACTGAGCACGCCGGGGCTCGAGCTGGTGCTGGAGTTCATCAACACCTCCAAAGTTCAGGTGGCCAACGAGACTCTGGAGGACCTGATCGAAACCGCATCCTTTCTGCAAGTCACTTCCATCTTAAAACTGCTCCTGGCGGAAATCAGGCAGGAGAACTGCGTCGAGCTCTTTAAGCTCTCTGAAATCTACGGGATGCATGATCTTAGAAATGCTTGTTTGAAATTCATGAGCTGCTATTATCATCCCATGCTGCGCAGGCCGGAGTTCAGGACGTTGCCAGCTGCTGTGCGGGATCAGATCCGAGATATGCGCATGAAAGGCACGGCCACTTTAGTAGCAATAGGGGATTTCACTGACACCTGTCTGGATCTGGCAAATCAGGACGAGCCCTGGACCATGTTGAGGTATGATGAGCTAGAACAACGCTGGAAACCTCTAGCCAACAACCTTCCTCCAGACATGATTAACGTCCGAGGTTACGGATCTGCTGTACTGGACAACTACTTGTTTATTGTTGGTGGATACAGATTGACAAGTCAGGAGATCTCAGTGGCCCACTGCTACAACCCCTGCAAGAACGAGTGGAACCATGTGGCACCTTTGAACCAGAAGAGGTACAGTTCACTTAGTTATTTGTGGTTTGTCCAGTGCAAGGGATCAGTAAGTGCTCTTTTTGTGTCCAGATCAAATTTCAAGCTCCTGGCCGTGAGTGGGAAGCTGTACGCGGTTGGAGGTCATTGTCTGGGGACGGTGGAGTGCTACAGTCCCGAGCAGGACTGGTGGACGTGTGTGGCGTCTCTGCCTGATCCTCTCGCTGAGTTCTCTGCCTGTGAGTGTCAGGGCATGATCTACGTCATGGGCGGTTATACCTCTAGAG ATAGGAACACCAGCGTGCTGCGCTACTGCCCCGGCTCGGACACGTGGTCCGTGTTCCATTCCTGTTCGGCTCATGTGCGCAAGCAGCAGATGCTCTCAGTGGAGGACACCATCTACCTAGTGGGTGGCTACACGCATGAGCTAGAACTTGCAGAAACGGGACGGCGGAGGCTAAACCAAACAGAGGACATGCTGACAGTACAGTCTTACAATGTTCAGACGGGAGAATTGTTGCAACTTAAGGAGAACACGTCAAAGTCGGGTTTGAACCTCACCTGCACGCTGCACAACGACGGCATCTACATCATGAGCAGAGACGTCAGCCTGCCCACCAGCCTGGAGCACCGCGTCTTCCTCAAATACAACATTTTCTCAGATGCCTGGGAGGCGTTCAGACGTTTCCCTGCTCTGGGACAGAATATGCTGCTTTGCTCACTCTACCTGCCCAATGTCCTCTGA
- the klhl42 gene encoding kelch-like protein 42 isoform X2: MTSPEQIIEIVMDDKTYNVSKSKLIEKSDYFRALYSSGMRESAEDSVQLQGLSTPGLELVLEFINTSKVQVANETLEDLIETASFLQVTSILKLLLAEIRQENCVELFKLSEIYGMHDLRNACLKFMSCYYHPMLRRPEFRTLPAAVRDQIRDMRMKGTATLVAIGDFTDTCLDLANQDEPWTMLRYDELEQRWKPLANNLPPDMINVRGYGSAVLDNYLFIVGGYRLTSQEISVAHCYNPCKNEWNHVAPLNQKRYSSLSYLWFVQCKGSVSALFVSRSNFKLLAVSGKLYAVGGHCLGTVECYSPEQDWWTCVASLPDPLAEFSAYRNTSVLRYCPGSDTWSVFHSCSAHVRKQQMLSVEDTIYLVGGYTHELELAETGRRRLNQTEDMLTVQSYNVQTGELLQLKENTSKSGLNLTCTLHNDGIYIMSRDVSLPTSLEHRVFLKYNIFSDAWEAFRRFPALGQNMLLCSLYLPNVL; this comes from the exons ATGACTTCCCCAGAGCAGATTATAGAAATAGTGATGGATGACAAAACGTACAATGTGAGTAAAAGCAAACTGATCGAGAAGAGCGATTACTTCCGCGCGCTGTACAGCTCAGGGATGCGCGAGTCCGCGGAGGATTCGGTGCAGCTGCAGGGACTGAGCACGCCGGGGCTCGAGCTGGTGCTGGAGTTCATCAACACCTCCAAAGTTCAGGTGGCCAACGAGACTCTGGAGGACCTGATCGAAACCGCATCCTTTCTGCAAGTCACTTCCATCTTAAAACTGCTCCTGGCGGAAATCAGGCAGGAGAACTGCGTCGAGCTCTTTAAGCTCTCTGAAATCTACGGGATGCATGATCTTAGAAATGCTTGTTTGAAATTCATGAGCTGCTATTATCATCCCATGCTGCGCAGGCCGGAGTTCAGGACGTTGCCAGCTGCTGTGCGGGATCAGATCCGAGATATGCGCATGAAAGGCACGGCCACTTTAGTAGCAATAGGGGATTTCACTGACACCTGTCTGGATCTGGCAAATCAGGACGAGCCCTGGACCATGTTGAGGTATGATGAGCTAGAACAACGCTGGAAACCTCTAGCCAACAACCTTCCTCCAGACATGATTAACGTCCGAGGTTACGGATCTGCTGTACTGGACAACTACTTGTTTATTGTTGGTGGATACAGATTGACAAGTCAGGAGATCTCAGTGGCCCACTGCTACAACCCCTGCAAGAACGAGTGGAACCATGTGGCACCTTTGAACCAGAAGAGGTACAGTTCACTTAGTTATTTGTGGTTTGTCCAGTGCAAGGGATCAGTAAGTGCTCTTTTTGTGTCCAGATCAAATTTCAAGCTCCTGGCCGTGAGTGGGAAGCTGTACGCGGTTGGAGGTCATTGTCTGGGGACGGTGGAGTGCTACAGTCCCGAGCAGGACTGGTGGACGTGTGTGGCGTCTCTGCCTGATCCTCTCGCTGAGTTCTCTGCCT ATAGGAACACCAGCGTGCTGCGCTACTGCCCCGGCTCGGACACGTGGTCCGTGTTCCATTCCTGTTCGGCTCATGTGCGCAAGCAGCAGATGCTCTCAGTGGAGGACACCATCTACCTAGTGGGTGGCTACACGCATGAGCTAGAACTTGCAGAAACGGGACGGCGGAGGCTAAACCAAACAGAGGACATGCTGACAGTACAGTCTTACAATGTTCAGACGGGAGAATTGTTGCAACTTAAGGAGAACACGTCAAAGTCGGGTTTGAACCTCACCTGCACGCTGCACAACGACGGCATCTACATCATGAGCAGAGACGTCAGCCTGCCCACCAGCCTGGAGCACCGCGTCTTCCTCAAATACAACATTTTCTCAGATGCCTGGGAGGCGTTCAGACGTTTCCCTGCTCTGGGACAGAATATGCTGCTTTGCTCACTCTACCTGCCCAATGTCCTCTGA
- the washc3 gene encoding WASH complex subunit 3, with the protein MDDDGLPIVGSGIDLTKVPAIQQRKIVAFLNQFIVHTVRFLNRFSTVCEEKLATVSLRIQQIETTLSILEAKLASIPGLEEVTVDGVRQTSAETNGPAVDGSRATVPPVEASQQTQVAPQEPKAEVPAENIMTVAKDPRYARYLKMVQVGVPVMAIKNKMVMEGLDPSLLDTPDAPIPDGAKKGLEDQDDDSSGSESSFSD; encoded by the exons ATGGATGACGACGGATTACCCATTGTGGGATCAGGAATAGATCTTACAAAG gTTCCGGCCATTCAACAGAGGAAAATCGTAGCTTTCCTCAACCAGTTCATAGTCCACACCGTCAGGTTCCTGAACCGGTTTTCCACAGTTTGTGAGGAG aaactaGCAACAGTATCACTACGAATCCAGCAGATTGAAACCACACTAAGCATTTTGGAAGCAAAG TTAGCCTCTATTCCTGGTTTGGAAGAAGTGACAGTGGATGGAGTGAGACAAACGTCTGCAGAGACAAACGGCCCTGCTGTGGATGGCAGTCGTGCCACGGTTCCTCCTGTTGAG GCATCTCAGCAAACACAAGTGGCCCCTCAGGAGCCGAAAGCAGAGGTCCCTGCGGAAAATATCATGACTGTAGCCAAGGACCCACGATATGCCAGATACCTGAAAATGGTGCAAGTG GGTGTTCCAGTCATGGCAATTAAAAACAAGATGGTAATGGAGGGTTTGGACCCCAGTTTGCTTGA TACCCCTGATGCACCTATTCCTGATGGTGCCAAAAAAGGGTTGGAAGATCAAGATGACGACAGCTCAGGCAGCGAATCATCCTTCAGCGATTGA
- the klhl42 gene encoding kelch-like protein 42 isoform X3: MTSPEQIIEIVMDDKTYNVSKSKLIEKSDYFRALYSSGMRESAEDSVQLQGLSTPGLELVLEFINTSKVQVANETLEDLIETASFLQVTSILKLLLAEIRQENCVELFKLSEIYGMHDLRNACLKFMSCYYHPMLRRPEFRTLPAAVRDQIRDMRMKGTATLVAIGDFTDTCLDLANQDEPWTMLRYDELEQRWKPLANNLPPDMINVRGYGSAVLDNYLFIVGGYRLTSQEISVAHCYNPCKNEWNHVAPLNQKRSNFKLLAVSGKLYAVGGHCLGTVECYSPEQDWWTCVASLPDPLAEFSACECQGMIYVMGGYTSRDRNTSVLRYCPGSDTWSVFHSCSAHVRKQQMLSVEDTIYLVGGYTHELELAETGRRRLNQTEDMLTVQSYNVQTGELLQLKENTSKSGLNLTCTLHNDGIYIMSRDVSLPTSLEHRVFLKYNIFSDAWEAFRRFPALGQNMLLCSLYLPNVL, translated from the exons ATGACTTCCCCAGAGCAGATTATAGAAATAGTGATGGATGACAAAACGTACAATGTGAGTAAAAGCAAACTGATCGAGAAGAGCGATTACTTCCGCGCGCTGTACAGCTCAGGGATGCGCGAGTCCGCGGAGGATTCGGTGCAGCTGCAGGGACTGAGCACGCCGGGGCTCGAGCTGGTGCTGGAGTTCATCAACACCTCCAAAGTTCAGGTGGCCAACGAGACTCTGGAGGACCTGATCGAAACCGCATCCTTTCTGCAAGTCACTTCCATCTTAAAACTGCTCCTGGCGGAAATCAGGCAGGAGAACTGCGTCGAGCTCTTTAAGCTCTCTGAAATCTACGGGATGCATGATCTTAGAAATGCTTGTTTGAAATTCATGAGCTGCTATTATCATCCCATGCTGCGCAGGCCGGAGTTCAGGACGTTGCCAGCTGCTGTGCGGGATCAGATCCGAGATATGCGCATGAAAGGCACGGCCACTTTAGTAGCAATAGGGGATTTCACTGACACCTGTCTGGATCTGGCAAATCAGGACGAGCCCTGGACCATGTTGAGGTATGATGAGCTAGAACAACGCTGGAAACCTCTAGCCAACAACCTTCCTCCAGACATGATTAACGTCCGAGGTTACGGATCTGCTGTACTGGACAACTACTTGTTTATTGTTGGTGGATACAGATTGACAAGTCAGGAGATCTCAGTGGCCCACTGCTACAACCCCTGCAAGAACGAGTGGAACCATGTGGCACCTTTGAACCAGAAGAG ATCAAATTTCAAGCTCCTGGCCGTGAGTGGGAAGCTGTACGCGGTTGGAGGTCATTGTCTGGGGACGGTGGAGTGCTACAGTCCCGAGCAGGACTGGTGGACGTGTGTGGCGTCTCTGCCTGATCCTCTCGCTGAGTTCTCTGCCTGTGAGTGTCAGGGCATGATCTACGTCATGGGCGGTTATACCTCTAGAG ATAGGAACACCAGCGTGCTGCGCTACTGCCCCGGCTCGGACACGTGGTCCGTGTTCCATTCCTGTTCGGCTCATGTGCGCAAGCAGCAGATGCTCTCAGTGGAGGACACCATCTACCTAGTGGGTGGCTACACGCATGAGCTAGAACTTGCAGAAACGGGACGGCGGAGGCTAAACCAAACAGAGGACATGCTGACAGTACAGTCTTACAATGTTCAGACGGGAGAATTGTTGCAACTTAAGGAGAACACGTCAAAGTCGGGTTTGAACCTCACCTGCACGCTGCACAACGACGGCATCTACATCATGAGCAGAGACGTCAGCCTGCCCACCAGCCTGGAGCACCGCGTCTTCCTCAAATACAACATTTTCTCAGATGCCTGGGAGGCGTTCAGACGTTTCCCTGCTCTGGGACAGAATATGCTGCTTTGCTCACTCTACCTGCCCAATGTCCTCTGA